The following coding sequences are from one Musa acuminata AAA Group cultivar baxijiao chromosome BXJ1-6, Cavendish_Baxijiao_AAA, whole genome shotgun sequence window:
- the LOC135586588 gene encoding uncharacterized protein LOC135586588 isoform X1, translating into MATSQDPQMVAEMQPSSQDSHDIRNNHQNTLVTEAASGQDPGSSTFADSKSKKVSHADIELVQNLIERCLQLYMNKGEVVRTLSNRARIEPGFTALAIGTVRTELYRVISSISTYDTWEARQCATCTGLLLDRYILPISSVWQKLEEENPEFFRAYYIRLKLKKQIILFNQLLEHQYHLMKYPIPFKVPLVPMQNGIHPVHVNNLPMGYPVLQPQILTTGQLHVDPMACGLSDYHVVNGIPAPGSSHPIRMNTGNDDTSEAAPLAPQCSTMSPMSEMAVTSASVESNQFSFTPSEITMGMDASAIDTTFTPDVFNTGGLQLGADGVTSSRDSIRSLGQLWNFSLSDLTADMTNLGDFGALGGYSGSPFLPSDSDILLDSPDQDDLVEYFADSITGKCAQSNEDK; encoded by the exons ATGGCAACCTCACAG GACCCGCAGATGGTAGCAGAAATGCAACCATCGTCACAGGATTCACATGACATACGAAATAACCATCAAAATACTTTAGTTACTGAGGCGGCGTCAGGACAAGATCCAGGTTCATCAACCTTTGCAGATAGTAAAAGCAAAAAGGTTTCTCATGCAGACATTGAACTT GTCCAAAATCTGATAGAACGCTGTCTGCAACTGTATATGAACAAAGGGGAGGTGGTTAGGACCTTGTCTAACCGAGCTAGGATAGAACCTGGTTTTACTgcacttg CTATTGGTACGGTACGTACTGAGCTGTATCGAGTCATATCAAGCATATCAACATACGATACATGGGAGGCGCGCCAATGTGCCACTTGTACAGGTCTCCtgttggaccggtacatactgccTATATCGAGTG TGTGGCAGAAACTAGAAGAAGAGAACCCTGAATTCTTTAGAGCTTACTACATAAGGCTAAAGCTGAAGAAacaaattattttgtttaatcaGTTGTTGGAGCACCAATACCATCTGATGAAGTATCCTATCCCTTTTAAAGTTCCACTGGTCCCGATGCAAAATGGAATTCATCCAGTGCATG TTAACAATTTACCTATGGGGTACCCAGTTCTTCAGCCTCAGATTCTAACTACAGGTCAGCTTCATGTTGATCCTATGGCTTGTGGATTGTCCGACTATCATGTAGTCAATGGAATTCCTGCTCCAGGCAGTTCCCATCCCATCCGCATGAATACTGGAAATGA TGACACATCTGAAGCAGCTCCTTTAGCACCTCAATGCAGTACAATGTCACCCATGTCAGAGATGGCTGTGACTTCTGCATCAGTAGAAAGCAATCAATTTTCATTCACTCCGTCTGAGATAACTATGGGAATGGATGCATCAGCCATCGATACAACCTTCACACCTGATGTTTTCAATACCGGAGGATTGCAACTAGGTGCAGATGGTGTTACGTCCTCAAGAGACTCCATCAGGTCTTTAGGACAGCTTTGGAACTTCAGTCTTTCAGATCTAACGGCAGACATGACAAATTTAGGAG ATTTTGGAGCTTTGGGTGGCTACTCTGGCTCTCCATTCCTGCCATCTGACTCAGACATATTGCTCGACTCCCCGGACCAGGATGATTTAG TTGAGTACTTTGCTGATTCTATCACTGGGAAATGCGCGCAGTCAAATGAAGATAAATGA
- the LOC135586588 gene encoding uncharacterized protein LOC135586588 isoform X3, with translation MATSQDPQMVAEMQPSSQDSHDIRNNHQNTLVTEAASGQDPGSSTFADSKSKKVSHADIELVQNLIERCLQLYMNKGEVVRTLSNRARIEPGFTALVWQKLEEENPEFFRAYYIRLKLKKQIILFNQLLEHQYHLMKYPIPFKVPLVPMQNGIHPVHVNNLPMGYPVLQPQILTTGQLHVDPMACGLSDYHVVNGIPAPGSSHPIRMNTGNDDTSEAAPLAPQCSTMSPMSEMAVTSASVESNQFSFTPSEITMGMDASAIDTTFTPDVFNTGGLQLGADGVTSSRDSIRSLGQLWNFSLSDLTADMTNLGDFGALGGYSGSPFLPSDSDILLDSPDQDDLVEYFADSITGKCAQSNEDK, from the exons ATGGCAACCTCACAG GACCCGCAGATGGTAGCAGAAATGCAACCATCGTCACAGGATTCACATGACATACGAAATAACCATCAAAATACTTTAGTTACTGAGGCGGCGTCAGGACAAGATCCAGGTTCATCAACCTTTGCAGATAGTAAAAGCAAAAAGGTTTCTCATGCAGACATTGAACTT GTCCAAAATCTGATAGAACGCTGTCTGCAACTGTATATGAACAAAGGGGAGGTGGTTAGGACCTTGTCTAACCGAGCTAGGATAGAACCTGGTTTTACTgcacttg TGTGGCAGAAACTAGAAGAAGAGAACCCTGAATTCTTTAGAGCTTACTACATAAGGCTAAAGCTGAAGAAacaaattattttgtttaatcaGTTGTTGGAGCACCAATACCATCTGATGAAGTATCCTATCCCTTTTAAAGTTCCACTGGTCCCGATGCAAAATGGAATTCATCCAGTGCATG TTAACAATTTACCTATGGGGTACCCAGTTCTTCAGCCTCAGATTCTAACTACAGGTCAGCTTCATGTTGATCCTATGGCTTGTGGATTGTCCGACTATCATGTAGTCAATGGAATTCCTGCTCCAGGCAGTTCCCATCCCATCCGCATGAATACTGGAAATGA TGACACATCTGAAGCAGCTCCTTTAGCACCTCAATGCAGTACAATGTCACCCATGTCAGAGATGGCTGTGACTTCTGCATCAGTAGAAAGCAATCAATTTTCATTCACTCCGTCTGAGATAACTATGGGAATGGATGCATCAGCCATCGATACAACCTTCACACCTGATGTTTTCAATACCGGAGGATTGCAACTAGGTGCAGATGGTGTTACGTCCTCAAGAGACTCCATCAGGTCTTTAGGACAGCTTTGGAACTTCAGTCTTTCAGATCTAACGGCAGACATGACAAATTTAGGAG ATTTTGGAGCTTTGGGTGGCTACTCTGGCTCTCCATTCCTGCCATCTGACTCAGACATATTGCTCGACTCCCCGGACCAGGATGATTTAG TTGAGTACTTTGCTGATTCTATCACTGGGAAATGCGCGCAGTCAAATGAAGATAAATGA
- the LOC135586588 gene encoding uncharacterized protein LOC135586588 isoform X2: MVAEMQPSSQDSHDIRNNHQNTLVTEAASGQDPGSSTFADSKSKKVSHADIELVQNLIERCLQLYMNKGEVVRTLSNRARIEPGFTALAIGTVRTELYRVISSISTYDTWEARQCATCTGLLLDRYILPISSVWQKLEEENPEFFRAYYIRLKLKKQIILFNQLLEHQYHLMKYPIPFKVPLVPMQNGIHPVHVNNLPMGYPVLQPQILTTGQLHVDPMACGLSDYHVVNGIPAPGSSHPIRMNTGNDDTSEAAPLAPQCSTMSPMSEMAVTSASVESNQFSFTPSEITMGMDASAIDTTFTPDVFNTGGLQLGADGVTSSRDSIRSLGQLWNFSLSDLTADMTNLGDFGALGGYSGSPFLPSDSDILLDSPDQDDLVEYFADSITGKCAQSNEDK, from the exons ATGGTAGCAGAAATGCAACCATCGTCACAGGATTCACATGACATACGAAATAACCATCAAAATACTTTAGTTACTGAGGCGGCGTCAGGACAAGATCCAGGTTCATCAACCTTTGCAGATAGTAAAAGCAAAAAGGTTTCTCATGCAGACATTGAACTT GTCCAAAATCTGATAGAACGCTGTCTGCAACTGTATATGAACAAAGGGGAGGTGGTTAGGACCTTGTCTAACCGAGCTAGGATAGAACCTGGTTTTACTgcacttg CTATTGGTACGGTACGTACTGAGCTGTATCGAGTCATATCAAGCATATCAACATACGATACATGGGAGGCGCGCCAATGTGCCACTTGTACAGGTCTCCtgttggaccggtacatactgccTATATCGAGTG TGTGGCAGAAACTAGAAGAAGAGAACCCTGAATTCTTTAGAGCTTACTACATAAGGCTAAAGCTGAAGAAacaaattattttgtttaatcaGTTGTTGGAGCACCAATACCATCTGATGAAGTATCCTATCCCTTTTAAAGTTCCACTGGTCCCGATGCAAAATGGAATTCATCCAGTGCATG TTAACAATTTACCTATGGGGTACCCAGTTCTTCAGCCTCAGATTCTAACTACAGGTCAGCTTCATGTTGATCCTATGGCTTGTGGATTGTCCGACTATCATGTAGTCAATGGAATTCCTGCTCCAGGCAGTTCCCATCCCATCCGCATGAATACTGGAAATGA TGACACATCTGAAGCAGCTCCTTTAGCACCTCAATGCAGTACAATGTCACCCATGTCAGAGATGGCTGTGACTTCTGCATCAGTAGAAAGCAATCAATTTTCATTCACTCCGTCTGAGATAACTATGGGAATGGATGCATCAGCCATCGATACAACCTTCACACCTGATGTTTTCAATACCGGAGGATTGCAACTAGGTGCAGATGGTGTTACGTCCTCAAGAGACTCCATCAGGTCTTTAGGACAGCTTTGGAACTTCAGTCTTTCAGATCTAACGGCAGACATGACAAATTTAGGAG ATTTTGGAGCTTTGGGTGGCTACTCTGGCTCTCCATTCCTGCCATCTGACTCAGACATATTGCTCGACTCCCCGGACCAGGATGATTTAG TTGAGTACTTTGCTGATTCTATCACTGGGAAATGCGCGCAGTCAAATGAAGATAAATGA
- the LOC135675846 gene encoding probable WRKY transcription factor 41 has translation MDLSSLVEVLMHGEEQLRQLEACLDVHSPVEHKKQLVLQAQSHFKRAISMAKSIDHERFRQGPGASAAALDSPRSNSGGSDNSDKALKEQERREMCKKRKTLPKWTSQIRISSSEGVDGLDDGHSWRKYGQKEILGAKYPRGYFRCTHRNTVGCFAMKQVQRSDDDPSVFDITYRGEHTCPQKPRTVATSALHRPDIHQSQQRPRQDQQLLLSFQTSLKVKTEGSSFEDPDQNSPFSFSSTPMSTLCTPPTPENKFMGSFSPSPCRASSFGEAPPLHITESDLSDFISATTSAATSSAMDIAFMLDSVGFDPAFHFDASSFLHNL, from the exons ATGGACCTCAGCTCGCTCGTCGAGGTGCTAATGCACGGGGAGGAGCAATTGAGGCAGCTCGAAGCGTGCCTCGATGTGCATTCGCCTGTGGAGCACAAGAAGCAGCTCGTGCTGCAGGCGCAGTCTCACTTCAAGCGGGCTATTTCCATGGCCAAATCCATCGACCACGAGCGGTTCCGGCAGGGGCCCGGCGCCAGCGCCGCAGCGTTGGACTCGCCGCGTTCCAACAGCGGCGGGAGCGACAACTCCGACAAGGCCCTGAAGGAACAGGAGCGCAGGGAGATGTGCAAGAAGAG GAAGACTCTGCCGAAATGGACCAGCCAGATTCGAATCTCGTCGAGCGAAGGGGTGGATGGGCTCGACGACGGCCATAGCTGGAGAAAGTACGGGCAGAAGGAGATCCTTGGAGCCAAGTACCCAAG AGGCTACTTCAGATGCACTCACCGCAACACCGTCGGATGTTTCGCCATGAAGCAAGTGCAGAGATCCGACGACGACCCCTCCGTCTTCGACATCACGTACCGAGGAGAGCACACTTGCCCCCAGAAGCCGCGAACCGTCGCGACCTCGGCCCTGCACCGACCAGACATCCACCAAAGCCAGCAGCGTCCTCGTCAAGATCAGCAGCTGCTTTTGAGCTTCCAAACCAGCCTGAAGGTGAAGACAGAAGGCTCGAGCTTCGAAGACCCAGACCAGAATtctcccttctccttctcttcgaCCCCGATGAGCACTTTGTGTACGCCCCCAACCCCAGAGAACAAGTTCATGGGCAGCTTCTCGCCATCACCATGCCGGGCGAGCAGCTTCGGAGAGGCTCCACCTCTGCATATAACAGAGTCCGACCTCAGTGACTTCATCTCTGCCACGACCTCAGCAGCCACCTCCTCCGCCATGGACAtcgccttcatgcttgactcagtGGGGTTCGACCCAGCTTTCCATTTCGATGCTTCGAGCTTCCTCCATAACCTGTGA
- the LOC103987057 gene encoding uncharacterized protein LOC103987057, which yields MGTDRSLAWDCGSSLYDSFELKSFMRQLDSAIAARCMSMPHLSETPPPALAPPRKKRSRFSRSVQKLLRSVLRMKSMFGVQLQSHGHQEQALHAAYLRSGPLESIPEVCEKETASPETDRAVRKTVSERFTASTVKPLAPIS from the coding sequence ATGGGTACGGATAGAAGCCTCGCATGGGACTGCGGCAGCTCCCTTTACGACTCGTTCGAGCTCAAGTCCTTCATGCGGCAACTCGACTCGGCCATCGCCGCCCGGTGCATGTCCATGCCGCACCTCTCCGAGACGCCTCCACCGGCACTGGCGCCCCCCAGAAAGAAGCGATCCAGGTTCTCCAGATCGGTGCAGAAGCTCCTCCGCTCCGTGCTCCGCATGAAGTCCATGTTCGGGGTGCAACTGCAGTCGCACGGGCACCAGGAGCAGGCGCTGCACGCCGCATACTTGCGGTCTGGCCCACTCGAGTCCATCCCGGAGGTCTGTGAGAAGGAGACGGCCTCGCCGGAGACCGATAGAGCGGTGAGGAAGACCGTGTCGGAGCGGTTCACTGCCTCGACTGTGAAGCCACTGGCACCCATCTCATGA
- the LOC135675847 gene encoding ubiquitin-conjugating enzyme E2 10-like, translating to MASKRILKELKDLQKDPPTSCSAGPVAEDMFHWQATLMGPPDSPYAGGVFLVTIHFPPDYPFKPPKVAFRTKVYHPNINSNGSICLDILKEQWSPALTISKVLLSICSLLTDPNPDDPLVPEIAHIYKTDSNKYETTARSWTQKYAMG from the exons ATGGCCTCCAAGCGGATTTTGAAGGAGCTCAAGGATCTTCAGAAGGACCCCCCTACTTCTTGCAGTGCAG GCCCTGTGGCAGAAGACATGTTTCATTGGCAAGCTACTCTAATGGGTCCCCCTGATAGTCCTTATGCTGGGGGCGTCTTTCTAGTAACCATCCACTTTCCTCCAGACTATCCATTCAAACCACCCAAG GTAGCATTCAGGACAAAAGTCTACCATCCAAATATCAACAGCAATGGAAGCATTTGCCTTGACATCTTAAAAGAGCAATGGAGCCCTGCATTAACCATTTCCAAG GTATTGCTTTCAATCTGTTCACTTCTGACGGACCCAAACCCTGATGATCCATTGGTTCCAGAGATTGCACACATTTACAAGACTGATAGTAACAAGTATGAGACCACTGCACGGAGCTGGACCCAGAAGTATGCCATGGGTTAG